A single Prevotella sp. E15-22 DNA region contains:
- a CDS encoding SLC13 family permease yields METFVFLGFGVDAWITIVTVLSMFSVLLFTKLRADLVFLAAVGVLYVTGVLDAKEAFSGFSSASVVVIGVLFVVVAGLTQTGVLQWIVKNLLGQPKSYSRAVTRLMLPVALLSSFLSNTTVVALFVGVVKMWSKKLGISPSKLLIPLSYASGMGGVCTLIGTPPNLIISGLYENNTGEAMNVMATTIPGLFCLAIGVLSIIAMRRLLPDRKAPESDFEDTVEYTMELLVPSDNKLIGETLGYAGLMDVKGGRLVKMYHFDRVPVPINANEFIMGGDHLVFAGHIKDILELTKSHGLVAGEEVINVGIKTFLSTVIMIAMVALSAFGVMSLLQCAFIAAAAMLVCNCCNANQAMKAINWDILMVFAGSVVLGLAIQKTGIAERLAFGILDTCGTNPLVVMTAICFVGTFVTEFISNTAAGAIFFPIMYEAAEKLGYEPYPFLIALMISVSSSFATPIGSPTHMLVYGPGGYRFSDFMRVGLLMNIIILAANILIVNLIYPLTPLQ; encoded by the coding sequence ATGGAGACGTTTGTTTTTTTAGGTTTTGGTGTTGACGCTTGGATTACCATCGTCACGGTGTTGAGCATGTTTTCCGTTCTGCTTTTCACCAAACTGCGTGCTGACCTGGTGTTTCTGGCTGCCGTTGGTGTTCTTTACGTCACAGGTGTGCTCGATGCCAAGGAAGCCTTTTCGGGTTTCAGTTCTGCGTCGGTAGTGGTCATTGGCGTGTTGTTTGTGGTAGTGGCAGGACTGACACAAACGGGTGTGCTTCAATGGATTGTGAAGAACTTGCTGGGCCAGCCAAAGAGTTATTCAAGGGCCGTCACCCGACTGATGCTGCCTGTGGCTTTGCTCAGTTCGTTTCTCAGTAACACCACTGTTGTGGCCCTCTTTGTGGGCGTAGTGAAGATGTGGTCAAAGAAACTTGGTATTTCGCCTTCGAAACTGCTGATTCCATTGAGTTATGCATCGGGCATGGGTGGTGTGTGTACGTTGATTGGCACGCCGCCCAACCTGATTATCAGTGGACTTTACGAGAACAATACGGGTGAGGCGATGAACGTGATGGCTACCACTATCCCAGGCTTGTTCTGCCTGGCCATTGGTGTTCTTTCGATCATCGCTATGCGACGCTTGTTGCCTGATAGGAAAGCACCTGAGTCTGACTTTGAGGATACGGTAGAATATACGATGGAATTGCTGGTTCCGTCGGACAATAAATTAATAGGTGAGACATTAGGTTATGCAGGCTTGATGGACGTGAAGGGAGGTAGACTGGTTAAGATGTACCACTTTGACCGAGTGCCTGTACCCATCAATGCCAATGAGTTTATCATGGGTGGCGATCACTTGGTGTTTGCTGGCCATATCAAGGATATCCTCGAACTGACCAAGAGTCATGGACTGGTGGCGGGCGAGGAGGTTATCAACGTGGGCATCAAGACATTTCTATCTACGGTCATTATGATTGCCATGGTGGCACTCTCGGCCTTTGGTGTCATGTCGCTGCTCCAATGTGCTTTCATTGCCGCTGCCGCCATGCTTGTCTGTAACTGTTGCAATGCTAATCAAGCTATGAAGGCCATCAACTGGGACATCCTGATGGTCTTTGCTGGTAGTGTGGTCCTTGGCCTTGCCATCCAGAAGACGGGCATCGCTGAGCGTCTGGCCTTTGGCATCCTCGATACCTGTGGCACCAATCCATTGGTGGTGATGACGGCCATCTGTTTTGTGGGCACTTTTGTCACAGAGTTTATCTCGAACACGGCGGCAGGTGCCATTTTCTTTCCCATTATGTACGAAGCTGCCGAAAAACTGGGCTATGAGCCTTATCCTTTCCTCATAGCCTTGATGATTAGTGTGAGCAGTAGTTTTGCAACGCCTATTGGCTCGCCCACGCACATGCTGGTCTATGGCCCTGGCGGCTATCGCTTCAGTGATTTTATGCGTGTGGGATTGTTGATGAATATCATTATCCTGGCTGCCAACATCTTGATTGTTAATCTGATATATCCGTTGACGCCCTTGCAATAA
- the tatC gene encoding twin-arginine translocase subunit TatC, translating into MKNNEAATFWQHLDILRWVILRSLGVAVVFAVVAFCLKDRLFAVVLAPRTSEFITFRWLGVEPFSIHLMNTGLTEQFMTHMRVAMYAGLLCAAPYIIYELFRFVSPGLYQNERRAGLWMVSSGYVMFMLGTLINYFLIFPLTVRFLGTYQVSPEVDNMLTLQSYTDTLISMCLVMGVIFELPVVCAILGKLGFLTSKLMTRYRRHAIVAILIVAAIITPTTDVFTLLIVSLPIWLLYEISILVVNLMRK; encoded by the coding sequence ATGAAGAATAACGAGGCGGCCACCTTCTGGCAGCATCTCGACATTCTGCGCTGGGTCATTCTGCGTTCGCTGGGCGTGGCAGTGGTCTTTGCCGTTGTAGCCTTCTGTCTAAAGGATCGGCTCTTTGCGGTGGTCTTGGCTCCCAGAACGAGCGAGTTTATCACCTTTCGATGGCTGGGTGTCGAACCGTTCAGCATCCATTTGATGAACACAGGTCTCACCGAGCAGTTCATGACCCACATGCGTGTGGCCATGTATGCCGGATTGCTATGCGCAGCCCCATATATTATTTACGAACTTTTCCGTTTCGTGTCGCCAGGACTCTATCAGAACGAACGGCGTGCAGGTCTGTGGATGGTATCCTCGGGCTATGTGATGTTTATGTTGGGCACTTTGATCAACTATTTTCTCATTTTCCCCCTCACCGTGCGATTTCTGGGCACCTATCAAGTCAGTCCTGAGGTAGACAACATGCTCACCCTGCAGTCGTATACCGACACACTCATCTCGATGTGCCTAGTCATGGGCGTCATCTTTGAGCTGCCCGTTGTCTGCGCCATTCTGGGCAAACTGGGTTTCCTCACCTCAAAACTCATGACCCGCTATCGCCGTCACGCCATTGTGGCCATCCTCATCGTGGCAGCCATCATCACCCCCACCACCGATGTCTTCACGCTTCTCATCGTCTCGCTACCCATCTGGCTACTTTATGAGATCAGCATTCTGGTAGTGAATCTGATGAGGAAATAA
- a CDS encoding bifunctional 3-deoxy-7-phosphoheptulonate synthase/chorismate mutase type II: MELELEKLNLPSDNERPFVIAGPCSAETEEQVMTTAKQLAMKGCHNFRAGVWKPRTKPGGFEGHGEPALKWLKQVKEETKMLVSTEVATPEHVELALKYGIDILWIGARTSANPFAMQALADSLKGVDVPVFIKNPVNPDLELWIGALERVNQAGVKRLGAIHRGFSSYDKKIYRNMPMWQIPIELHRRIPELPIISDPSHIGGRRELVAPLCQQAMDLGFDGLIIESHCDPDKAWSDAAQQVTPDVLDYILSLLVIRDEHATTEGIQQLRKQIDELDNQLMDLLAKRMRVCREIGQYKKEHNMTVLQTSRYNEILAKRGAQGSLLGMGADFVAKVFEGIHEESVRQQIEIINK, from the coding sequence ATGGAATTGGAACTTGAAAAACTGAACCTTCCGAGTGACAACGAACGTCCCTTCGTTATTGCAGGCCCTTGCTCTGCAGAGACTGAGGAACAAGTGATGACCACCGCCAAGCAACTGGCGATGAAAGGCTGCCATAACTTCCGAGCTGGAGTGTGGAAACCTCGCACCAAGCCAGGTGGCTTTGAGGGCCACGGCGAACCTGCCTTGAAATGGTTGAAGCAGGTTAAAGAGGAAACAAAGATGCTGGTGTCGACAGAAGTGGCTACGCCCGAGCACGTGGAACTGGCTCTGAAATATGGCATTGACATCCTGTGGATTGGTGCTCGCACATCGGCAAACCCCTTTGCTATGCAGGCGTTGGCCGACTCGTTGAAGGGTGTTGACGTGCCCGTGTTTATCAAGAACCCCGTGAACCCCGATCTCGAGTTGTGGATTGGTGCTCTGGAGCGTGTGAACCAGGCTGGCGTGAAGCGTCTTGGAGCCATTCATCGTGGCTTCTCGTCATACGACAAGAAGATCTATCGCAACATGCCTATGTGGCAGATTCCCATCGAGTTGCATCGTCGCATACCGGAACTGCCCATCATCAGCGATCCCAGTCATATTGGTGGCCGTCGTGAGTTGGTGGCTCCACTGTGTCAGCAGGCCATGGACCTGGGTTTCGACGGACTCATCATCGAGAGTCACTGTGATCCAGACAAGGCCTGGAGTGATGCCGCTCAGCAGGTGACACCCGATGTGCTCGACTATATCCTCTCGCTGCTTGTCATCCGCGATGAGCATGCTACTACAGAGGGTATCCAGCAGTTGCGCAAACAGATTGACGAACTGGACAATCAGTTGATGGACCTCCTGGCTAAGCGTATGCGTGTGTGCCGTGAGATTGGTCAGTATAAAAAAGAACACAACATGACGGTGCTGCAGACCTCGCGCTACAACGAGATTCTGGCCAAGCGTGGTGCTCAGGGCTCGCTGCTGGGCATGGGTGCCGATTTCGTGGCAAAGGTCTTCGAAGGTATCCACGAAGAGAGTGTTCGTCAACAGATAGAAATTATCAATAAGTAA
- a CDS encoding lipopolysaccharide assembly protein LapB, whose product MGFWKSFFGGEPENPEEEKKNAEAKNFDVFKYDGVKAMRMGQFDYAERCFREAMKIKDDLEVNDYLSQTLMRLGRLDEALAEMKIMINAQPSNAALLLQAAHVAYMLEDYDEMKKLCEQALSQNSELAMANYMLAQAVLGQGDMISGIAYLTKAISQNEQLSDARLLRAKTLLKMSDVKGASEDVVWLLEHTEADEDVLLMAARVAHLSGKDDTALDIYNKVIDLNPFQMDAYRERGQIRYEQGDKKGAEEDMQKLLEMNPNELADVSGDYSAEGVEQAMKRVYSAINPFGL is encoded by the coding sequence ATGGGATTCTGGAAATCGTTTTTCGGAGGGGAACCTGAAAACCCTGAGGAAGAGAAGAAAAATGCCGAGGCTAAGAACTTCGACGTGTTTAAATACGACGGTGTAAAAGCCATGCGTATGGGGCAGTTTGACTATGCTGAGCGCTGCTTCCGCGAGGCGATGAAGATAAAGGACGACTTGGAGGTGAACGATTATCTGTCGCAGACACTGATGCGCCTGGGTCGACTGGACGAGGCGCTGGCCGAGATGAAGATTATGATTAACGCCCAACCGTCGAATGCGGCCTTGTTGCTTCAGGCTGCGCATGTAGCCTATATGCTGGAGGACTATGACGAGATGAAGAAATTGTGCGAGCAGGCGTTGAGTCAGAACAGTGAACTGGCCATGGCTAACTACATGCTGGCGCAGGCTGTGCTGGGTCAGGGCGATATGATTAGTGGCATTGCTTACCTGACTAAGGCCATTAGTCAAAACGAGCAGTTGAGCGACGCCCGTCTGCTGAGGGCCAAGACCCTGCTGAAGATGAGCGACGTGAAAGGGGCATCGGAAGATGTGGTTTGGCTGCTGGAGCATACCGAGGCCGATGAGGACGTATTGCTGATGGCGGCTCGTGTGGCTCACCTGTCGGGCAAGGACGACACCGCTTTGGATATATATAATAAGGTTATCGACCTGAACCCATTCCAGATGGATGCCTATCGTGAACGTGGACAGATACGTTACGAGCAGGGCGACAAGAAGGGGGCAGAGGAGGATATGCAGAAACTGCTTGAGATGAACCCCAACGAACTAGCCGATGTGAGTGGTGATTACTCGGCCGAGGGGGTAGAGCAGGCCATGAAACGCGTGTATTCTGCCATTAATCCCTTTGGATTATAA
- a CDS encoding YebC/PmpR family DNA-binding transcriptional regulator, whose amino-acid sequence MGRAFEYRKATKLKRWGHMAKTFTKIGKQIAIAVKAGGPEPENNPALRACIANAKRENMPKDNIERAIKNAMGKDQSDYKEVTYEGYGPHGIAVFVETLTDNTTRTVGDVRSVFNKFNGNLGTQGSLSFLFDHKSVFTFKKKDGLDMDEMILDLIDYGVEDEYDEDEEENSITIYADPSSFSAVQKHLEENGFEVTGAEFTRIPNDLKDVTPEQRETIDKMVEKLEDFDDVQTVYTNMKPEEA is encoded by the coding sequence ATGGGAAGAGCATTTGAATATCGTAAAGCTACAAAGCTGAAGAGATGGGGCCACATGGCCAAGACATTTACAAAGATCGGTAAGCAGATTGCCATTGCCGTGAAGGCTGGCGGTCCAGAGCCCGAGAACAACCCTGCACTGCGTGCCTGCATTGCCAATGCCAAGCGCGAGAACATGCCGAAGGATAACATCGAGCGTGCCATCAAGAACGCTATGGGTAAGGACCAAAGCGACTATAAGGAGGTAACATACGAGGGATATGGCCCTCACGGCATCGCTGTGTTTGTAGAGACCCTGACCGACAACACCACCCGTACCGTTGGCGATGTTCGTTCGGTGTTCAACAAGTTTAATGGTAACCTGGGTACTCAGGGTTCTCTGAGCTTCCTCTTCGACCACAAGTCAGTGTTCACCTTCAAGAAGAAGGACGGTCTGGATATGGACGAGATGATCCTGGATCTGATTGACTACGGTGTAGAGGACGAGTACGACGAGGACGAGGAGGAGAATAGCATCACTATCTATGCCGACCCTTCAAGCTTCAGCGCTGTGCAGAAGCACCTTGAGGAGAACGGCTTCGAGGTTACTGGTGCCGAGTTCACTCGTATTCCTAACGACTTGAAGGACGTTACACCCGAGCAGCGCGAGACCATTGACAAGATGGTTGAGAAGCTCGAGGACTTCGACGACGTGCAGACTGTCTACACCAACATGAAGCCTGAGGAGGCGTAA
- a CDS encoding prephenate dehydratase domain-containing protein: MKRIAIQGITGSFHDIAAHQYFEGEQLQLICCNTFEQVYDSMRQDPTVIGMAAIENTIAGSLLHNYELLRDSGMTVVGEHKLHITHCICCLPEDDWDTLSEVHSHPVALMQTRHYLERHPNLRIVEGDDTAGSAKMIAEGHHKGWAAICHAEAAKLYGLKVLEDGIEDNKHNFTRFLVCSAPQKADMLRPLIDSNKASIVFSLPHEEGSLSAVLAILSFYKINLTKIQSLPIIGKEWEYLFYVDVTYNDLTRYRQAVDAIIPLTRDLKILGEYKAN, from the coding sequence ATGAAGAGAATAGCAATACAAGGCATTACAGGGTCGTTTCACGATATCGCAGCCCATCAGTATTTTGAGGGTGAGCAATTGCAGCTGATTTGCTGTAACACCTTCGAACAGGTTTATGACAGTATGCGCCAAGACCCAACTGTGATAGGTATGGCCGCCATCGAGAACACCATTGCAGGTTCGCTGCTACACAACTATGAGTTGCTGCGCGATAGTGGTATGACGGTGGTTGGCGAGCATAAACTCCACATCACCCACTGCATCTGCTGTCTGCCCGAGGACGACTGGGACACCCTCTCGGAGGTACACTCTCATCCTGTGGCTCTGATGCAGACACGCCATTATCTGGAGCGTCATCCCAACCTGCGCATTGTGGAAGGTGACGATACCGCCGGCTCGGCCAAGATGATTGCCGAGGGGCATCACAAAGGATGGGCAGCCATTTGTCATGCGGAGGCTGCTAAGCTCTACGGACTGAAAGTGCTTGAGGATGGTATTGAGGACAATAAGCACAACTTCACCCGCTTCCTTGTGTGCTCAGCACCCCAGAAGGCCGACATGCTGCGTCCGCTCATCGATTCGAACAAGGCCAGCATCGTCTTCTCGCTGCCCCACGAAGAGGGATCGCTCTCGGCCGTACTCGCTATTCTGTCATTCTATAAGATTAACCTGACCAAGATTCAGTCGCTGCCCATCATTGGTAAGGAGTGGGAGTATCTGTTCTATGTCGATGTGACCTACAACGACCTCACTCGCTATCGTCAGGCGGTGGATGCCATCATACCCCTGACACGCGATTTGAAAATCCTGGGAGAGTATAAGGCGAATTAA
- the tatA gene encoding twin-arginine translocase TatA/TatE family subunit yields the protein MMLGLKTLLLFGLGGQELLLIALIVLLLFGGAKIPELMRGMGKGVKSFKEGMKEVDEVKKDIENEVKKDEE from the coding sequence ATGATGCTTGGACTAAAAACATTACTACTCTTCGGCCTGGGCGGACAGGAGCTTCTGCTCATTGCCCTCATTGTTCTTCTGCTGTTCGGAGGTGCTAAGATTCCTGAGTTGATGCGTGGCATGGGCAAGGGTGTCAAGAGCTTTAAAGAGGGTATGAAAGAGGTTGACGAGGTAAAAAAAGACATCGAGAACGAAGTAAAAAAGGATGAAGAATAA
- a CDS encoding pyridoxal phosphate-dependent aminotransferase, which yields MIQPADRLSLVQEYYFSRKLKEVAQLNAEGKDIISLAIGSPDMPPSKQTIDKLCEVASQPNAHGYQPTMGTPELREAMARFYQRWYNVDIDGKTEVLPLIGSKEGILHVTLAFVNPGDEVLVPNPGYPTYTSLSKILGAKIVNYNLREDNGWQPDFDELEKMDLSKVKLMWTNYPNMPTGGRAQMATYERLVKFAKDHDIVVVNDNPYSFILNEKHLSLLQVPGAKDCCIEFNSMSKSHNMPGWRVGMCVSNPQFIQWILKIKSNVDSGTFRGIQLAAAEALNNDEAWHREYNIETYARRRQWAEKIMEVLGCTYDKNQVGMFLWGKIPADVQNVEDLTERVLHEARVFITPGFIFGSNGERYIRISLCAKEEKIQEALERIKKAI from the coding sequence ATGATACAACCAGCAGACAGATTAAGTTTAGTACAGGAATACTACTTCAGCAGAAAACTGAAGGAGGTGGCCCAACTCAATGCCGAAGGCAAGGATATCATCTCGTTGGCCATTGGTAGTCCTGATATGCCCCCGTCAAAGCAGACCATTGACAAGTTGTGCGAGGTGGCCAGTCAACCCAATGCGCACGGCTATCAGCCCACCATGGGTACGCCTGAGTTGCGCGAGGCAATGGCAAGGTTCTACCAGCGCTGGTACAATGTTGATATCGACGGCAAGACTGAGGTGCTGCCCCTGATTGGTTCGAAAGAGGGTATCCTGCATGTGACGTTGGCCTTTGTGAATCCTGGCGACGAGGTGCTTGTGCCCAATCCTGGTTATCCCACCTACACTTCGCTCTCAAAGATTCTGGGTGCGAAGATTGTGAACTACAACTTGCGCGAGGATAATGGTTGGCAGCCCGACTTCGACGAGTTGGAGAAGATGGACCTTTCGAAGGTGAAGCTCATGTGGACCAACTATCCCAATATGCCCACGGGCGGCCGTGCTCAGATGGCGACCTACGAGCGACTGGTGAAGTTTGCCAAGGACCACGATATCGTTGTGGTGAACGACAACCCCTATAGTTTTATCCTGAATGAGAAACATCTATCGCTGCTACAGGTGCCTGGTGCCAAGGACTGCTGTATTGAGTTCAACTCAATGTCGAAGAGTCATAACATGCCTGGCTGGCGTGTGGGCATGTGTGTGTCAAATCCTCAGTTCATTCAGTGGATTTTGAAGATTAAGAGTAACGTGGATAGCGGTACTTTCCGTGGTATCCAACTAGCTGCTGCTGAGGCGCTTAATAATGATGAGGCTTGGCATCGCGAATATAACATCGAGACCTATGCCCGTCGTCGCCAGTGGGCCGAGAAAATTATGGAAGTTTTGGGTTGTACGTACGATAAGAATCAGGTGGGTATGTTCCTTTGGGGCAAGATTCCTGCCGATGTCCAGAACGTGGAAGATCTGACGGAGCGTGTGCTCCACGAGGCTCGCGTCTTTATTACACCAGGCTTTATCTTTGGCTCGAACGGCGAACGTTATATCCGCATCTCGCTGTGTGCCAAGGAGGAGAAGATACAGGAAGCATTAGAAAGAATAAAAAAAGCAATATAA
- the pheT gene encoding phenylalanine--tRNA ligase subunit beta, translating into MNISYKWLKEYVDFDLSPQQVCDALTSTGLEVDALEEVQSIRGGLKGLYVGKVLTCEVHPNSDHLHVTTVDLGKGEPSQIVCGAPNVAAGQKVIVADLGCVLYDGDQEFVIKKSKLRGVESNGMICAEDEIGVGTSHDGIIVLPEDAVVGTPAAEYYNLESDWLIEVDITANRADALSHWGVARDLYAWLKQNGYETSLHRPSDEAFAVDNHDLPIEVEIQNTEACKRYACVSITGCEVKESPDWLKNKLTTIGLRPINNIVDITNYVMMAYGQPLHTFDADMVKGHKIVVKTMPEGTPFVTLDGEEHKLSERDLAICNAEEPMCIAGVFGGKGSGTYETTKNVVLESAYFHPTWIRKSARRHGLSTDASFRFERGIDPNGVIYALKQAALLCKELAGGKVSMEICDVYPEKMENAIVDLKYSYVHNLVGKDIPVETIKSICQTLEMKVIEENAEGLKLEIPAYRVDVQRPCDVVEDILRIYGYNNVEIPTQLKSSLVIKAEEDRKHKLQNLVSEQLVGAGFNEILNNSLTKTAYYGEDETVVKIMNPLSSDLGVMRQTLLYGGLESVEHNVKRKNANLRFFEFGNCYFFDPEKKNEENPMQAYKEENFMGIWVTGKRVEGSWAHPNEDTTYYELSAYVQNILSRIGMKQGLMVQKKSENPNFSAGIVIENRGGKKLIEMGILSKKLLKQFDLQQPVYFAELNWTQLMKATKKNEVTFSEISKHPAVSRDLALLVDNAVEFAQIEQIARQTEKKLLKKVELFDVYEGKNLPEGKKSYAVNFILQDTEKTMNDKQIDAIMQKLIANLKKQLNAELR; encoded by the coding sequence ATGAATATTTCTTATAAATGGCTGAAAGAATACGTTGATTTCGACCTTTCGCCGCAGCAGGTATGCGATGCACTGACCTCTACGGGACTCGAAGTTGACGCTCTGGAAGAAGTACAGTCCATACGTGGTGGACTGAAAGGACTCTATGTGGGCAAGGTGCTCACTTGCGAAGTGCATCCCAACTCTGATCACTTGCATGTTACAACGGTCGACCTGGGCAAGGGCGAGCCTTCACAGATTGTGTGTGGCGCCCCTAATGTAGCTGCCGGTCAGAAGGTGATCGTGGCCGATTTGGGCTGTGTGCTCTACGACGGCGATCAGGAATTTGTTATCAAGAAATCAAAACTGCGTGGCGTCGAGTCTAATGGTATGATCTGTGCCGAGGACGAGATCGGCGTGGGTACCAGTCACGATGGTATTATCGTGCTGCCCGAGGACGCCGTGGTAGGTACGCCCGCTGCCGAGTATTACAATCTGGAGAGCGACTGGCTCATCGAAGTGGACATCACCGCCAACCGTGCTGATGCTCTGTCTCACTGGGGCGTGGCTCGCGACCTCTATGCCTGGCTCAAGCAGAATGGCTACGAGACTAGTCTTCACCGTCCTTCGGACGAGGCTTTTGCCGTTGACAATCACGACCTCCCCATCGAAGTTGAGATTCAGAATACGGAGGCCTGCAAGCGCTATGCCTGCGTGAGCATCACAGGTTGCGAGGTGAAGGAGTCGCCCGACTGGCTGAAGAACAAGTTGACCACCATTGGTCTGCGTCCTATCAATAACATCGTCGACATCACCAACTATGTGATGATGGCCTATGGACAGCCTTTGCACACCTTCGATGCCGATATGGTGAAGGGCCACAAGATTGTGGTGAAGACCATGCCCGAGGGCACACCTTTCGTCACACTCGACGGTGAGGAGCATAAGCTCTCTGAGCGCGACCTGGCCATCTGCAACGCTGAGGAACCCATGTGTATCGCTGGCGTGTTTGGCGGCAAGGGTAGTGGTACCTACGAGACCACCAAGAATGTGGTGCTCGAGAGTGCTTACTTCCATCCTACATGGATTCGTAAGTCGGCCCGTCGTCATGGCCTTTCAACCGATGCGTCGTTCCGCTTTGAGCGTGGCATCGATCCCAATGGCGTTATCTATGCCCTGAAGCAGGCAGCCCTGCTCTGCAAGGAGTTGGCTGGTGGTAAGGTGTCAATGGAGATTTGCGATGTCTATCCTGAGAAGATGGAGAATGCCATCGTCGACCTGAAGTATAGCTATGTGCACAACCTCGTAGGTAAGGATATCCCTGTGGAGACCATCAAGAGCATCTGCCAGACACTGGAGATGAAGGTGATCGAAGAAAACGCCGAGGGACTGAAGCTGGAGATTCCTGCTTATCGTGTGGACGTGCAGCGTCCTTGCGATGTGGTAGAGGATATCCTGCGCATCTATGGTTATAACAATGTGGAAATTCCCACACAGTTGAAGTCGAGCCTCGTCATCAAGGCCGAGGAAGACCGTAAGCATAAGCTTCAGAACCTGGTGTCTGAGCAGCTTGTTGGTGCTGGCTTCAACGAAATTCTCAATAACTCGTTGACGAAGACTGCCTATTATGGCGAGGACGAAACGGTCGTGAAGATAATGAACCCCCTGTCAAGCGACCTTGGCGTGATGCGCCAGACCCTGCTTTACGGTGGTTTGGAGAGCGTTGAGCACAATGTGAAGCGTAAGAATGCCAACCTGCGTTTCTTCGAGTTTGGCAACTGCTACTTCTTTGATCCTGAGAAGAAGAACGAGGAGAATCCCATGCAGGCCTATAAGGAGGAGAACTTCATGGGCATCTGGGTGACAGGTAAGCGCGTAGAGGGTTCTTGGGCTCATCCCAACGAAGATACCACATACTACGAGCTTTCGGCCTACGTTCAGAATATCCTGAGTCGTATTGGCATGAAGCAGGGCCTGATGGTTCAGAAGAAGAGCGAGAATCCTAACTTCTCGGCTGGCATCGTCATTGAGAATCGTGGTGGTAAGAAACTCATCGAGATGGGTATCCTGTCAAAGAAGCTTTTGAAGCAGTTTGATTTGCAACAGCCTGTTTACTTCGCTGAGCTCAACTGGACTCAGCTGATGAAGGCAACCAAGAAGAACGAGGTGACCTTCTCCGAGATCTCTAAGCATCCTGCCGTGAGTCGCGACCTGGCTCTGCTCGTTGACAATGCCGTAGAGTTTGCTCAGATTGAGCAGATTGCCCGTCAGACCGAGAAGAAGCTGCTGAAGAAGGTAGAGCTGTTCGACGTCTACGAGGGCAAGAACCTGCCCGAAGGCAAGAAGTCGTATGCCGTGAACTTCATTCTGCAGGACACAGAGAAGACCATGAACGACAAGCAGATTGATGCTATCATGCAGAAGCTCATCGCAAATCTGAAGAAGCAGCTCAATGCAGAGCTTCGATAA
- a CDS encoding prephenate dehydrogenase/arogenate dehydrogenase family protein has translation MRILVMGAGKMGSFFIDLLSFDHEVAVFERDAKRMRFTYNCQRFTTYDEIKAFKPELLINAVTLKYTIPVFKEVIPYLPKECIISDIASVKTDLKDFYEQTGMRYVSTHPMFGPTFANLQQLSEENAIIIQEGDCMGRCFFKDLYQKLGLNIYEYTFEEHDKTVAYSLSIPFVSTFVFAAVMKHQDAPGTTFKRHMKIAKGVLNEDDYLLQEILFNPYTHDQVSQIRTELKELLEIIDQKDASGMKRYLTKIRDNVRGDIEIKR, from the coding sequence ATGCGAATATTAGTGATGGGCGCAGGTAAGATGGGAAGCTTCTTCATCGACCTGCTGAGTTTTGACCACGAGGTGGCTGTGTTCGAACGCGATGCCAAGCGCATGCGTTTCACTTACAACTGCCAACGGTTTACTACTTACGACGAGATTAAGGCATTTAAGCCAGAGTTGCTGATTAATGCCGTTACGCTGAAATACACTATTCCTGTGTTTAAGGAGGTGATTCCTTATCTTCCCAAGGAGTGCATTATCAGCGATATTGCCAGTGTGAAGACCGACCTGAAGGACTTCTACGAGCAGACAGGCATGCGCTATGTGTCAACACACCCCATGTTTGGACCTACGTTTGCCAACCTGCAGCAACTGTCCGAGGAGAATGCCATCATCATCCAGGAGGGCGACTGCATGGGACGCTGTTTCTTCAAGGACCTCTATCAGAAGTTGGGACTGAACATCTACGAGTATACCTTCGAGGAGCACGATAAGACGGTGGCCTATTCGTTGAGTATTCCCTTTGTTTCCACCTTTGTATTTGCGGCTGTGATGAAGCATCAGGATGCACCAGGCACCACCTTCAAACGTCATATGAAGATTGCCAAGGGAGTGTTGAATGAAGACGACTACCTGTTGCAGGAAATCCTATTCAACCCCTATACTCACGATCAGGTATCGCAGATTCGTACAGAATTGAAGGAACTCCTTGAGATTATCGACCAAAAAGATGCCTCTGGCATGAAGCGTTATCTCACCAAGATCCGGGATAACGTGCGTGGAGACATAGAGATTAAACGATAG